Genomic window (Methanomicrobia archaeon):
TGGTCATATTGCTGTCTGTCTTATTCAGCACCGCAATTGCGGTTACCGCGAGCAAAGAGGAGAATCCTCTATTAGCCAAATTCAAACAGACCTTCCCCATCCAGGCTATACTGAGGATATTCAAGGTGATTAAAAGTGGTCTGCTAGAAAACTATATTCTGGCAAAACCTACCATTAGCATGGTCATCGAGTGGCCTCTACTGATTGTGGTAGGCATTATAGGCACCCTATATTCCCTGCAAACAATCCCTTATTCACCGGTTTCCACTATAGTTGGTGGCATTTTGATCGTTACCGGATTTCTTATACATAGGTCCTCTCATGCCGTTCATAAGCAGGCACATCAACAATTAGAGCAAATCGAAACAATAGTAACAACAGGCATTTATGAAAGGATAAGACATCCAGGTTATCTCGGGTTAATACTGATGTACTTTGGATTTGCATTGGCATGGGGAATTGTATGGATTTTAGTTCCCGTTGTTATTTTTGTCATGCGTATTATAGTAACGGCACTCAAAGAGGAACAAGCGATGAGAGAAAAATTCGGGGACGAATATGAAGCGTATATGCGGCAAGTTCAATGGAGATTCATACCGAGGGTATTTTAGAGGGTGGAAAAGGAAGGACTTTAGGCCCCTCTCGGTCCGTTATGCTGCCAAATAAATCCTTCATGCACGTAGTTCCGATGGCTTGCCGATCAAACTCTTTCCAAACCTCTTAGGCTCATCTGCAGCCATTCGCTTTCAAAACTATAATTGGCAACGACCCACTAGAAGCGAAGGATTTGGTGCTACCAGCCGCCCAGTGAACGGACCCGGCGGGATTCGAACCCGCGATCCCCGGCTTAGAAGGCCGGTGCTTTATCCTAGCTAAGCCACGGGCCCACTTCGAGCGCGCTTCGTCACCACCCCATAGGGGGTTACAACTAAAAGAGAAGTTTTATCAGAAGAAAAAAGGTGATTCTTAAACTATAGCATAGGATAGGGGTTGCGATTCAATGTCAGAGATAACACCGATGATGCAGCAGTATTACGAGATAAAGGAGAAATACCGTGATGCGATCGTGCTGTTCCGTGTCGGCGACTTTTATGAGACGTTCGGTGAAGATGCGAAGGTGGCCTCAAAGGAATTGAACATTGCGTTAACCGCTACGGGCAGGGGCAAAGGTGCAGCACGGAAAACGCCAATGGCTGGCGTGCCGTTCCATGCTGTAACTCCGTACATCAAGCAACTCATCAAAAAAGGCTACAAGGTGGCGATCTGCGAGCAGATCGAGGATAAAGAGGGCAAGAACATAGAACGGCGAGAGGTGGTGCGGCTTATTACGCCCGGCACGATACTTGAAGATTCCTTTCTCGAAGAGCGGGTCAGCAATTATCTGACGTGCGTGAATCTCCGGGACGGCAAAGTGGGTGTTGCCATCGTGGACGTCTCAACTGGCGAGTTCTCAGTCACCGAACTGGAAGACGACGCGACGCACGCTTCGTTATTGAACGAAATCGAACGCGTGCGACCTGCAGAGATGATACTGCCCGATTTGCTCGAGTTCACGCTTGAGCAGGATGTCTGCACCATTTCGCGCTATGACGACTACTATTTCGATTATAAGACCGCTTTTACGACACTGATAAACCATTTCGGCGTTATCTCGCTCGACGGCTTTGGCTGCGGTGAGCTCAAAGCGGGCATAACCGCTGCGGGCGCCGTGATCTCGTATCTGCGTGATACGCAAAAGAAGGTGCTGTCTCACATCAAACCGCTTAAAACCTTCTTCGTCTCCGATTACCTCGTGCTGGACAGCGTCACCGTGCGAAACCTCGAACTCTTCAGTAATATCCGGGATGGCACACCACGAGGCACACTCATTAGCGTGCTGGACAAAACGCTTACCGGTATGGGCTCACGGCTTCTGAAGAAGAACGTGCAGTTTCCCTTGCTCGATACAGCGGAGATAAAAAGGAGACAAGAAGCGGTACAGGAGTTTTATGCGGACATACTCCTCCGGGAATCGGTAAAGGGCGTCTTCAAGGAGATTTACGATATCGAGCGGATAATCAGCCGTGTCTCCTATGGAAACGCGAATGCTCGCGACTTGATTTCGCTCAAGCGGTCGTTACTGCAGCTGAACGAGTTGCGTGAGCTCTTAAAGAAGTGCCGGTCGGAAACGGTAAAGAACGCGCGTAAAGCGCTAAAATCACCGGTATTCGCTGAGGTTGTGGAGCTAATAGAGCGCGGAATCGTGGAAGAGCCGCCGATAACGGTAAAGGAAGGCGGCTTGATGAAGAAGGGCTACAATGCCGAGCTGGACGAGTTGAGAACGATAAAGCACGAAGGCCGAAGATGGTTAGCGGAATTTGAGGAGCGGGAGAAGGCAAATACAGGGATTAAATCGCTCAAAGTGGGCTATAACAAGGTCTTCGGATATTACGTTGAAGTGCGGAAGACCTGGGAGGGGCAGGTGCCCGATTCGTACATAAGGAAACAGACGCTTACCGGGGCGGAACGGTACATAACGGAGGATCTGAAGGAGTACGAGGCGAAGGCGTTAAGCGCGGAGGAGCGGATAAAGGAGCTGGAGTACGAGCTGTTCGAACAGACAAGGAAAGCCGTTGCGAAACGTTCGAAGGAGATACAGGAGGCTGCGAATTCCATTGCCGAACTGGACGTGCTTGTGGCGTTTGCAGACGCTGCGGCGGAGAACGGCTATTGCTGCCCTGAGGTGGATGACGGTGATGAGATAGTTATAACCGCAGGCAGGCATCCGGTCGTCGAGAAGGAGGTAAAGGAGGGATTCGTGCCGAACGATATCCGAATTGGCAAGACTAATCGGCTGATGATTATTACGGGGCCGAATATGAGCGGTAAATCCACGTTCATGCGTCAGACTGCTTTAATCGTGCTCATGGCGCAGCTTGGCTCGTTCGTGCCTGCGCATGCGGCGAAGATCGGCGTTGTCGATCGAATTTTTACGCGTGTCGGCGCGTACGATGACCTCTCCATGGGTCAGAGTTCGTTCATGGTGGAGATGAGCGAGACGGCGAATATCCTGAACAATGCGACCGAACGAAGCCTGATAATTCTTGATGAGATCGGACGAGGCACTAGCACGGTGGACGGCGTGAGTATCGCATGGGCGGTCGGCGAATACCTGCATGAGCGGATAAAAGCGAAAACACTGTTTGCCACGCACTTCTACGAGCTCACGGAGCTTGCTGATCTGTTTGACAGCGTAAAATGCTACAATGTCTCAATCAAAGAAGTTGCGGATGAGGTGTTCTTTATACGAAAGGTCGTGGAAGGCCGAGGCTCAAAGAGCTATGGGATACAGGTGGCGAAACTCGCCGGCTTGCCTGACGAGGTAATCGACACGGCGAAAAATGTTTTAACGCGGATGGAAAGCGAGTTGGAACGAGCAAGCGCGGCGGGAGCACGAACAAAAGAAGAAGAAGAAGCGCGCGAAAAGGAAGCGGTAACGGTGAAAACGGAAGTACGGGAGCACCCGGTGCTCGATGAGCTGAAAACGCTAAACGTGGAGCTGATCTCGCCAATAGAAGCGTTAAACCTGCTGCACGCACTGAAGAAGAAGCTGTGAAGTATGAGCTACACACAATAAGTTATTTTAAGCTTTCAGACTTTGTATTCAATACACATGCCAACATCAAGCCGAAAATACGAATCGCGGTATAAGCCGTGGCTCGCGCACCATGGTCAGGCGATCCTGGGCGAAGGTCGAGCGAGACTGCTCCGGGAGATTCAGGAGTTGCAGTCGATCCGGAAGGCTGCGGATAAGCTTGCTATCCCGTATCGGTCTGCCTGGGAGCACATACGGAAGATCGAGCAAGCGGTCGGCATACCCGTGGTGAAGACGTATCGCGGCGGTGCGCATGGCGGCGGCG
Coding sequences:
- the mutS gene encoding DNA mismatch repair protein MutS — encoded protein: MSEITPMMQQYYEIKEKYRDAIVLFRVGDFYETFGEDAKVASKELNIALTATGRGKGAARKTPMAGVPFHAVTPYIKQLIKKGYKVAICEQIEDKEGKNIERREVVRLITPGTILEDSFLEERVSNYLTCVNLRDGKVGVAIVDVSTGEFSVTELEDDATHASLLNEIERVRPAEMILPDLLEFTLEQDVCTISRYDDYYFDYKTAFTTLINHFGVISLDGFGCGELKAGITAAGAVISYLRDTQKKVLSHIKPLKTFFVSDYLVLDSVTVRNLELFSNIRDGTPRGTLISVLDKTLTGMGSRLLKKNVQFPLLDTAEIKRRQEAVQEFYADILLRESVKGVFKEIYDIERIISRVSYGNANARDLISLKRSLLQLNELRELLKKCRSETVKNARKALKSPVFAEVVELIERGIVEEPPITVKEGGLMKKGYNAELDELRTIKHEGRRWLAEFEEREKANTGIKSLKVGYNKVFGYYVEVRKTWEGQVPDSYIRKQTLTGAERYITEDLKEYEAKALSAEERIKELEYELFEQTRKAVAKRSKEIQEAANSIAELDVLVAFADAAAENGYCCPEVDDGDEIVITAGRHPVVEKEVKEGFVPNDIRIGKTNRLMIITGPNMSGKSTFMRQTALIVLMAQLGSFVPAHAAKIGVVDRIFTRVGAYDDLSMGQSSFMVEMSETANILNNATERSLIILDEIGRGTSTVDGVSIAWAVGEYLHERIKAKTLFATHFYELTELADLFDSVKCYNVSIKEVADEVFFIRKVVEGRGSKSYGIQVAKLAGLPDEVIDTAKNVLTRMESELERASAAGARTKEEEEAREKEAVTVKTEVREHPVLDELKTLNVELISPIEALNLLHALKKKL